The DNA window TGTGGTgtccccttatgtaataaaagaCGCTAGTAGCACGAGTCATGTCGAGTCGAGTCAAGTTTGTGTGCTTGCGAACTTTAATCCTTAGTTGGATTGTgcttgtgatcaatgtgtgatTTGGAGTTTTGTAATGACTGCTGGGAGGTTGTGGGAATGTCCACAAAGTCCCTTAGTTAAAGGTTTAAGGTTTAAGGATAATGAATTATATAGTTGGGTTGCTTATCATGTCTTTCTGCATACTGTTTTCTGGAGCAGTCCGTGATTTTTGTGGAATATCTCAAAATCTGTTCATGCAATGCTTATGATATTTTTCTGGGAACAACTAGACTTCTATACCTTTCATATGCCGCTGGAATAACCCTCATATCTAGTTTTGTTTGAGACATATAATTGTTGCAAGTTGAGGATTATGCGCCGACAGACTTTCTGGACAGAATTTATGTTTCGCTGTTTTACCTTATTttaacgacagaatctgggaaCATGTTGTAAAATAAATttgtatataatttcataagctttctaaccATGCTCAGAACGTCTCTGTTTGATATCTACAAtccgagatatgactgttttactggACTGCTGTTGATGGAACTCGCCCAGAAATTTTTAGTTTTACTTCTTTATCTTATATAAGTGAAATTTTATTGGATATCTCTGAATCTCATCTTTGTgatttggaaaacagatggccaacAGGAGGAACACTAGGAGAGGTGGTGCACCTGAGCCCAACcccaatccaccaccgccaccaccaatgACAGTGGAACAACTTATGACGATGCAAGCACAGCTGATGCAGACGATGATGCAACATATTCAGAATCAGCCCATAGGCGAACCACCACCTGTTCATGTTAgggacaagcgtggtgaatttttgaaaGGGCATCCTCCAATATTCACTCATGCCACCAATCAATTGGAGGCAAATGACTGGTTACGGGCACGGGAGAAACAGCTGAACATAGCACAGTGCAATGACATGGAAAAGGTGTTGTACGCATCAGGACAGCTTCAGGGAGCTgcccaagactggtgggagtcattccagtatggacgtcccaacgatgctcctgctatcacttggcaggaattcaggGAGAACTTGAGATCATATCACATTCCTGAAGGATTGTTAAAGCTCAAGCAAGAAGAGTTCAAAGCCCTGAAGCAAGGGTCAATGTCTGTGGGGGAGTATCGTGATAAGTTTGCTCAGTTATCACGTTACACTCCTAATGAGGTGGCAGATGATGCAGATAAGCAGTGTCATTTTTCTCAAAGGCTTGTATGATGGTCTTCAACTGCAGCTCATGTCCAATACCTATTCCAACTTCAAGGCACTTGTGAACCGTGCCATTGTGGTTGataataagcgcaaggagatggaagtcaagaaaagaaggctTCAAGGATAGGCATCTGAAAGCAACACTCGTTAGCGTACCAACCCACAACAAAGCTTCCAACAGAGGTACCAGGGGTCGTCTAGTCAGTGGAACCATGGTCAGTACCCGTAGCGCAATCAGTTCCAGCAGTGCCCGCAGAACCAGCAACAAAGTGGCCCGCAGACACCACGCCAAGTGAACCCCAACACTACTCCTATGAAGACCAGTGCCCCTAACACCCCCAACAAATGCTTCTGTTGTGGAAAAGAAGAACACATGTCTTATAACTGCCCTGAGAAGCCAAACCAGCAAACCCCCCAGGGTCAGAACAACAACCAGAAAGGGAGGCATCAGCCGTCACCCAATACAGGAGTCGCCCGAGGTCATGCTTGGtatgttcagtgtcaactctatcccTGCCACCgttcttttttattctagtgcttcgcattccttcatttcacaagcttttgttagaatgcatagtatactcttatgtgccatgaaaaaccccatactagtaaattcaccgggagggAGCATGTCAGCTTTTTATCATTGCGCCTCAGCTAGTCTTTCTTTAaaggggtagacttcaaagtgagccctattgtgttgagaaagGCTGGTATTGATCTTATTctaggtatggactggatgatGCAACAtcaggcagtgattcagtgtcaggaaaAGGTTGTAGTTTTGACAACACCCAAGGGAGACAGAATCAGCATTGATGTGGTAGTGCAAGCACCTCAAACAactacagtgaatcagctagcaGATGGCGCCTAGAAGGAAGACTCAGTTGTGGAAGAGTTCCcggatgtgttccccgatgatttgccaggtatgccacccgATCGcaacattgaattcattattgagcTTTTActtggaactgcacctatagccaatgttttcctaaacggtaaacggtctttacacggtcgcccttcgtttagcatttaggctgtttacacggtgtttaaacgaagttaaacggtctaaacggttttgtacttaaaaaaaatacatataatcatatatgtgcatgtaaaaaatcaagtattctagcatttatacatatttatccgagtaaaaatcaattattttggtatgtatatatatttatgcatttgaaaagaaccaaatatagatatttatgcatgtaacatatcaagtctacacatataaaaatataataaacttaagtatacaaatttatccatacaaactaaactagatttacctcgtgttcgcctaaacaggcGTTTAAACAGCTATTTTGCccgtttaatgttgtttatctccgttccgtttcGGCCGTTTAGActgttttttcctattttttgaccgtttaaacggtcaaccgtttaattttcgTTTACCCACTAAACAAGACattttaccaccgtttaccgtttactggccgtttaaaccgtttaggcgaacactgcctATAGCTAAAtgaccatatagaatgggggtaaatgaattagaagaacttaaaaaacaaataaaggagttgcaggaaaaaggtttcattcgtcctagttcttcaccataggGTGCACCGGTTATCTTTGTTGATAAGAAGGATTGTGGCCAgagcatgtgtgttgattactggtcacttaatgaggttacaatcaagaacaagtatccattgcctagaattgatgatttatTTGATCAGTAGAGAGGTGCGTAtttgttctctaagattgatcttcgttctggttatcatcaactgAAGATTCATGCTACATATATTCCTAAGACAACATTTACTACAAGGTTAGGGTTGTATGAGTGTACAGTGATGTCATTTGGCTTGactaatgctcctgcatactttatgtacttgatgaacaaggtgtttatAGAGTTTctagacaagtttgttgtggtatttattgatgatatcttgatttactccaataatgaggaagagcatgctgaacatctaaggctCGTCTTGCAGAAGCTCAGAGAGCATAAACTGTATGCTAAGAGgagtaagtgtgaattctggctgaaggaagtttcttttctaggtcatgttgtctctactggtggaatagcagtggatccaggcaaggtAGCTAATGTGCTGAACTGGAAGCCGCCTACAGATGTGAGTGAGATCCGCAGCTTTCTTGGGTTAGCTGGTTACTatcggaggttcattgaaggattCTCTAAGCTTGCAAAGCCTATGACTACATTACTAGAGAAGAacgctaagtttgtgtggtctgagAAGTGTCAAGCTagctttgaagagttgaagaagcgGTTGACTATAGCTCCAGTGTTGATATTGCCAGATTTGAGTAAGAATTTCTCTAtttattgtgatgcatttcgACAAGGTCTTtgttgtgtgcttatgcaagaaggaagagttgttgcttatgcatctagacagttgagaaagcatgagctgaattatcctactcatgatctagagtagcagctgtggtgcatggtttgaaaatatggagacactTTCTTGTTGgtcataagagtgatatctacacggatcataagagtttgaaatacatcttcacttagTCAGATCTAAACTTGAGACAGCGTTGCTGGTTGGAGTTGATAAAGGACTATGACTGGGAAATAcattatcatcctagaaaggcaaaCGTTGTGG is part of the Miscanthus floridulus cultivar M001 chromosome 9, ASM1932011v1, whole genome shotgun sequence genome and encodes:
- the LOC136479754 gene encoding uncharacterized mitochondrial protein AtMg00860-like; translation: MSFGLTNAPAYFMYLMNKVFIEFLDKFVVVFIDDILIYSNNEEEHAEHLRLVLQKLREHKLYAKRSKCEFWLKEVSFLGHVVSTGGIAVDPGKVANVLNWKPPTDVSEIRSFLGLAGYYRRFIEGFSKLAKPMTTLLEKNAKFVWSEKCQASFEELKKRLTIAPVLILPDLSKNFSIYCDAFRQGLCCVLMQEGRVVAYASRQLRKHELNYPTHDLE